The DNA region TGGCCCCTGGCAGCGACTCTGCAGGACGACCTTGGTAGGAAGTGGATTCCCACAAATTCTCATGGATTCCCACACATTCCCATGGATTCCCGGCAGCCCAACCTCTGGGGAGAGGTTGGCAGGGAAGGTGACTGTGAAGAAAGTAATGACAAAAGGGAAAGGGGTTGAAGCAGGAGTCGGAGGCTGTgctccaggcctggcctggcctctggctGCCTGACCATGAGGCAGcctctgggctcagctgggaAATGAAGGCGATGGACCAGATGGTTCCCAGGTCCTTCCAGCCCCGAGAGCCTGGGATTCTGGCGCCTTCCTGTTTTGGAAAGGTCTGCCATTGTTCCCTTTTTCAAACGATTTAGAGTACATTCTCCTGGAAGTCACTTTCAGTggcaaaatgaaacatttttcttgGGTCACAGTCTCCAACCAACTCACAAGGGCTCTTGGGTTAGATCGTCCATCAGAgttacacatatatatatacacatacatacacatacatatacatacacacacacacacacacacacacacacacacactatgaaaTAGATATTAAATACCTACTATGCATTTTTCTTGACAACTGAGTTGGGCACCAACAAAGCAGAAGCTTGCGTTCTGGCCAAAAATGTTCTCATATGTATTTGGAGAAACATGATACATATTAGTAAAGAAGAAAGtcctatataattctataataaagTATCCTATAAATGATAATTGTTAACATTTCACAGTGCTAAACCCTTTATAGGAATGTCTCATTTATTCCACACAAATCTAGCAGGTAATAAGTCATTTTGGATGTTTTTGGCTGCAAATAGAAAACTCTGATCCCACTGGCTTAAGCATTAGGACATTTATTCTCTCGCTTAAGAACTCCAGAGGTAGTGCAGCCCCATCAACAGCAAGGGAACCAACCACCAGTGGGGTCAGCCTGCTTCGGTCCCTGCAAACATGGCTGGTGCCCAGGCCAACCTCCTCTGATACACAAGGGGGGGAGGGGTAACTAGCAAAACAAAAAACGGGGTCCTTTAGGGAGAAAGAAGAGGCAGGTGGCTATTCAGAAGGCAAGCACAAATTTCCattttgcagtttaaaaaacgGAGTTTTCCAGATTgtaagtaacttgttcaaagcTACACACTTATGGGAGTTGGGATTCAAAGCACAGTACACACCCTGGGCACATTCCAAGTCAGGTCAAAGTCACCTGCCCCCTATCGCCTCTGCTCCCTTCCTGAGCCCCCTCCCCAAGCTGGCTTAGGGTCAGAGACTCCTTTCCCTCCATATCTGTTATTTGCTTTCACACCTGCTCCAAGACATGGACTAGTGAGTGGTCGGCAAaatgcggctcgtgagccacatgcggctctttggccccttgagtgtggctcttccacaaaataccgacttgtgcgcatgggccacgaagtttcaatcgcactgtatgtgcgcgcccgcacgtggtattttgtggaagagccacactcaaggggccaaagagccgcagtttgccaaccactggactaggttttattcatatttttatttctcttcccccCCCATCCTCTAACACCATGCTTACTTGCTTTTACACTAAGTCTCCATCTACTGGGCTCAATAGATTGGTGTTTCCTCCTTAGTATAAAGCATAACCtctttcttttgccttttcctCAGCCTCACTACTGCCCAGAACTCAGCTCTAATACCAGAGAAATTCAGAATAAGGCTCAGACTTTGGGCCTTGACAGACCAAAGTTTCAGTTCTAGCTTTGCCACTTATGAGCCCATCGGTCAAATAACTGAACCTATCTCTAATCTTTGTCTCCCTACCCATCAAATGAGGATATTCACCACATAGGGTTATGGTGAGAATGGAATGTGATAGAGTTTAGCACAGCCTTCAGTAGATGGGAGTTAtctttttaattaatgaaataatgtaataaaaatgaaaagtcatGTTTTTAGTTTCCTGAGCTTTCTCTACATTATCTCCTCTGACCCTCAAAACAGCCCTGTTAGGTGAAGGAGGCTCCTTCCCTGTGACAGCTGGGGAAATTGAGTGTGAGTGAGGTGAAGAGCCTTGCTTAGATTCCTCTATGGTACATTTTGGGGTGCTTTTCTTTAACCATGTGTGCCAGCGGACCCTGCTTGTGTGGATCGTCCTTGGTATGGGTTGAACTGTGCCGTCCATTTCTATGTTAAGTCCTAACCTCCAGCACCTCAGAATGGGACCTTATTTGAAATAGGGGCATTATAGTTGTAATTACCTACGTTAAGATGAGGCATACTGGAGTAGGGTAGATTTCTAATCCAATCTAACTCACATCCTTCTAAAAAGAGGAAATCtgggaagacacagggagaacagCACTTGAAGATGCGGAGATTCGGTGATGCTTCTggaagccaaggaatgccaaggattaACCGCCAACCAGCAGAAGCTCGGGGAGAGGCAATGGAACAGATTCCCTTACAGCCGCAGAAGGAACCAACTCTACTGGCCCCTGGATCTCAGACTCCTCACCTCCAAACAATTCTGCTCAAGCCACTCAGAAAGAAGACAGGCATGCGAGAGAGTGCTTGCTGTTGATACAGCAACAATGTCCCTCTCCTCTAGCTCCAAGTGGGGGGTGACACTCCATCTCTGGTGCTGCAGCCCAGGGCGTAAACGGGCTGCCCCAGCCTAGTTAGTCCCTGCTCACAccagcaggggctgcaggaggaggcCGCTCTAAGCCACCACCCTCATCGTCACTCCTTGAGAGCTCAGACACGTGCTCCTTGCATGGCCCTGGGACCCTGTCTCTCCATTCAATCCTATCAGACCCCTGCTGTCCTCTCTTTAGTCCTGCTCAGGGGAGTAATTGCATCAGATAAACCCTGAGTCTCATGCTTGTCTCAATCCCTGGGGTTTCATCTAAGGCCCCCGGCTCTTTCACTTTCTAAACAAAGGGTCCATCCTGACCCCTTCTGCTGCAATAGTTTGTGTACCAACAGGAAGGGTCCACATTTTCAGAACAAAAAGAGAGCTGTCCACCCGCCTGAGAGATAAGGAAGATCCAAGTTTCTGGAACAAAAGGCTTATTTGCCACCCTGGCAGTGTAATTAGGACAATAcctttcattcctggtcaggcccaCCCTCCTCACCGGCCATGTTGAATTTCTATGGCTGCCTAAGTATAGCTGGTCCGGAATCTTTTCCATGGTGGAATGGGGCAAGCAAGGCCGTGACACCCATAGCTGGTGTCTCCATCATCCCAGCCAGCAGTTGGTAACCTAATAAAAAGCTATAGTTCTGAGTGCAGATAGAGCCCAAAGTCACTGGTTAACATTTTCATTGCCTACTCATTCCCTCCAGCTACGTACTTGCCCAATTGCTCTGTGTAAATAGCCCCAGGATCAAAAAGGATATTGAGTCATAATCTAATAATCAAAAGAATTCAGAAATGGCTGCAATCTCCTGTTAAGAGTTTTCCTTATAAACTGGAACATGTAACCAAATCAGGATTGCCAAAGAGTGGACTATAATCTGGGGTGTACTGCTGCTTCTCCCCCATAGTTCTCCAATTACCCGGAATTTATTGACTAGCTAGAACTGGATGGCATTTACAGAATGAATGGCAATAGTAGACATTCTTCTTATGCAACAAACTCCGGAGCTATCACCCCCATTTGCCAGGTAAGTAATCAAGGTTCAGGGACTTGTCAAAGGTCACATAGCCAGGAGGTGAAAGAtgggaattcaaacccaggtcccGCTGGGCCAAGGCCTGGTGCTTGCTCTCTCGGACCCACACTCACCACTCATTTCCCTGGGTAACCAGATTGGTCAGAATCTCAATACTATATGTGACCAGATGAATCACCCGAACTCTAAAATATCCAACCAGGTGACTATTTTGCCACCCTGACTTGTGGAAATGAGAGAGGCATTGTTCAGGCTTACAGGCCTGAGACATGAAAGCCTGCTCCTAATAGCCAGCTGAGAGAGCGGTGCCTGGATTTCTGCAGAAACAGTCTGTTTTCAAGCCAGCACCCAATGACCTCACTCAGGAGACCCCCCTTTGCCCTACCCCTCCTTAAGTTCCTAACGTGAGTTCCAATTTCCTATCAATCTTTATCCTCAGAATTTTATTCCCAGGATTGTCCTAACTCAGGGAAGAAACTGAAGGTTGGAGTTAGTATAAAAACATGTGCTTCTCATTAGATTGTCTGGAGCACGAGTTATAACCTGCTCAACTTCAACGCTTGGAATAGAAACACAGCACATAGCCTGAAAAATACAATGAATGCTATATTCCCATTATGTCCCTGATGGCTCAAGATCTCTGGCTCCCTACTGAATTATCAGACCCAAAATAAATGCCACAGTCTAGCACTCAAGGTCTTCTGTCAGTCTTGTCTCCAGCTGTCTCTATTCAAGCCTGGTTTGCTCCCCCAAAGGCTCTGGGGCCTGGCAGGCACGCTGCCCTCTACCAAACTCCTCCCTATCTTGGTGCCTTGGCTCATGCCTGAAACATCCTCTCACCCCTATGCTCCTCCTGTAATGCCATCATTTAGGACCCAAAGGAAAAGTCTCCTAGAAGCCCTTCCTGACCAGTCCCTATGCCTACAGCTCTTCCTGTTCGCATGGATTCAGAAggccaacatttactgagcacaacCCAGGAGTCATCAAGTCCTTCTTcggccaacatttattgagccctttctatgtgcttggcactgtgctaagtgctctgCATACTACCCTACTGCTCTGCTTCCCTTTACTAGAAATCTCCAAAAAAAGTTGTTTATACTCATGTCTCATTCCTGTCCTCTCATGGTCTTCTGAGCAAACTGAGGTGACCTCCATGTCAGCAATGCCCCTCCTCCAGATGGCCACCTCtgacccctcctctccacccttaGGTTCCTTCACCCCCCAGGGGTTCTTCTGGGGGGAGAACCTTAGAAGAAGCTCTGTCCTGCTGGCTTCCACAGGGTTCGTATGCAGACGCTGGAGACAACCGCCATTGTCCTCTGTCATGGGCCTGCACCTCCCCACCATGAGGCTACCTCTCCCGGCTCTGCACCAGGCAGCTGCAGCCCCATGACAGCCTCTTGCCACTAGATTCTCAGGTGAGAGCGAGACACAGCCTCTTCATCCCTCCAGAGAACACACGTCCTGCTTTCCACCTAGCACCCTTGAAGCCATCTCACTTGGCTCTAGGTGAGGGGAGTGCACCTTCATGCCTCCCTCAAGCCAGTGGTGATGGAGAACAGAGAGCACACAGGGCACTGACACTTCTCTTCAAAGAAAGCCCCAGTTTCCAATCTCTTGTCAACCTCAGCTTCTTCCATGGGCTAGAGCTGGGTGACGAACCAAGGCTGGCAGCACAACTCCAGGCCTCCCCTTTGGAAGTCTTACACAGAGGCTccagcccccgccgcccccgcccaaCCACCACCTTGGAATGACACTGGGATTTTGCCACTGTTTTACTATTAGCCTTGGAAGCCACTGTTGGTACTCAGAGACCAAAGGATGAATTACAGTTAAGATCTCGtttcaaacatttgttgaattcaataccaaaaatagaaaatgacaatATATGGCTCCAAAATGAGACCCAACACTCTTGAGACAAGTCCAGAAGACCAACTCTGCTAAGGAAAAAACCGTCTGATGAATTCTTAAGCTCCTGAGATCGTAAGCTTTCGGGACAAGCTTCTTCTTCAATCAGAAAACTGGGGAAGCAATGAAAGCAATGTCTTTGAAAGAAGAGATCTTGGTGATGTAGATGGGACAGGACACTTGGGAAAGATGACCATGGCATCCAGGAGTCTGTGACAAGGACAGGAACAATGTGACAATTAGTCCAGGACCAGTTCTATCAAGGATTAGGGCCCTTTTATGGCAGGAGAGAACTCTCTGCTGGGGCCTGCCTGTGGCAATCCTAAACTTCCTTATTTAAGCATCAGTATTGACATGcagcgcctccccccccccccccccccccccccgttccccgCCCCACCCTCAAGTTCCTAAAGCTCTATTTCTCACCATTTAGGGACTAGAGTAAGGTGAAGAAACAGAACCAGGCATGATAGACCCAAACTACCATTATACCAGCATGTACAACAATCTACACACTTCCCTATTACAAATCATTCATTCTTCACAATAATTCTGAGTAGACAGAACTAGCCCCAGGAGGAAACTGAACTCaaattaagagattttttttcatgaaaacacTGAAGACAGGGAGGTACAACTCACTATTTCCAGAACATTCCCCAGACTTCCCTGCCTTTGCTCATACGGTGCTCCATCTGAAAGATCACTGCTCAGCTCTACCTGTCCAGATCCTACTATTCCTAAAAGGGCAGCTCCCATCTAACTTCCTGAGTACCGCAGCCTCGGTTCCCTCCAAGATAGAAGCAACTGTTCCTGGAACTTTGTACCTCTGTTGTAACATTTCAGTCCCCCTCCTAATGTGCCTATTCGTGTCCATCTTATttcctctagcacagtggttctcaacctgtgggtcgcaaccccttaggtggtcgaacgaccctttcacagaggtcgcctaagaccatcctgcatgtcagatatttacattacgattcataacagtagcaacattagttatgaagtagcaacgaaaataattttatggttgggtcacaacatgaggaactgtatttaaagggccagaaggttgagaaccactgctctagcagaaTATAAAGTCCTTGAGGGCACTAATGGTGTCTTATTCACCTTGGTATTACTCAATGCACAGAAGAAATGCATGAGAACAAGTTTCTTGCTCACAGCAGGTACTCAACACGTTTGTTGAATGAGGAGCACAGAGGTGTTACAAAAGGTGAAGTCTCGGGTATCTGGTACCAGAGCCCCTTGTTTGCTGCTCAGATGAACAAGATCTGAGAGTTCGCTGCAATCAAAAGCAAATGCTGGCCTGTCTCCAGAGGGCATCTATCCCATCCTGGCTTCTGCTTCAAAGTTCCCCCTAAGTCCCAGTCGCAGGTCTCTTGATCTTTCCCTGTTTGCTCATTAAAGTTAATTTGAAACATGAAAAGATTCAGGACTGAGTATTTCATTAAGGCCAGGTCTTCTTAATGCAGCAACTGCAGACGAAACATAAAAACAGGGCAGAGGTTGCCAGCACAAGGCCAGTACCTGGAGCACCCCTTTAAGGCCCTGGCCTCTGTTCACAAATGACATCTGCTGTCAGCTTTGGGGTTACTAAGAATATCAACAGAGGTAGATTATGCCCCTTAAAGATATCATGTGTCTTCAAGGAGTTCCACGGCTCTCCCGGAAGCAAcaatttatgtgaaaacagtCTTGTCTAGAGTCCTGGGTGTGGACTAAGATAATTGTTAACAATTATCGGCTACCATTTCCTGACTTCTCCCTGTATACTGAGGATTATGCTGTTTTTACCAGGGCTATCTCTTCTAATCCTCATAGTAACCCTCTGAGGTGATACTATTATTGACCCCATATTACTTATGAGGGAAATGGGGCTTAGAGATGTTCAAGCCACATACTGACCCTAGAATCTCAGGAAGGTAAACTCATAATGATTAATGGGGCTCAATCAACTTTTCTATCTCATGCTAATGGTCAAACACTTTCTAATTCATTCACATCCATGCTCACCGCACTCTTGCCAATACTGACTGGTGAGGTCTTATAATTCTTTTGGTGTGTGGacttcctctcccacctcaggTTTTGCACATCCTTGTCAAGGCTATTATTGGGATCTACTCTTGTTATGGATGTGGAGGTTATAGGGGTGGTGGGAGTGAGTCCTACAAAGACTGGTGTCCCCTGGTGACAGAACTCTCCCAGGTGCAGTTATTGAAAGGTATTTCTACAGAGGAAGACTTTTCtctcagctggggagaggggtttCTTCCATCAGAAAGGGAGGTTCTATGGAACTGGGGAGTTCAGAGTTCTCAGCCTCACCTGTTTCCCCATCCTAAATCTCAGGGTCCCACTCCTCCCACAAGTGCCCCTGTCTTAGCATtagagactgggggtgggggtggcggtgggggggaaAGCATTTAATCAGTCCTGTCTCTCTACAATCCATACAACACAGCACTAGATTCTTAGCCATGTCTGTCTGTCCtgcaacaaaaagaaatgaaagattcCTTTATAGTTGGTATAAAAGCTTTTGAAAAACCTTCCCTGAGTTACTGGCAGTCCAGGACATATCTGGGGATGTTTCTCACTAACACTGAATCTCCCTCAGGAACAATTCCTGCATTGAAAGCTTCTAAAATACAATCTAAACGTCACTTGGCATGACATTCTCTGATTCGAAATAATTCTCCAATTACCATACATTTCTATATTtcatgtgtgtgtctgcatgtatATACTATGCTTTTAACTATATTGTAAGCTTTGTGGGGACAAGATTATCTTAGTATTTAGTAAATTCATGTTGACTAAATTCCTGAAGATCTTCTTGCTCATTCTAACATTTGATTCCAGACAATGGGCAGTGGCTGTGCCTGGGGACCCTCAAGAatgtggggaggcggggggggggggtctgcggGAGCCTCACTGTGGAGCAGCCAGGCCATGAAGGACCTCCATGGGCTCCCGTGATCAAGCTGAGTTTTCCTTAGGAAACAGCTTCCCAGGCACTTGGTGCCCACAGACTCAGGACTGTCTGCCAGCTCTGCTAATCATTCACCCCCTTTGGCTTTCTTCTTGGCTACTTGTGGGCAGGGTCTGGTTTGGGGTGGGTGATTCCTACCTTCAAAATTGAGGTCAGGATGTTCATGTTTCAATGAACAGCATGTAGTGTTGGTGTGTGGCCAAGGTGGGGGCCTGAGCATCCTGGATGGGACCTTAAGTGGGGCTACTTGTCCTCATCTGTGCCAATTTCAACTTCGCATCACTGTTGGATCAGCActgctgttctctctcctcctctggccactggctCACAGATGCCAggaatagccaaaaggtggagacAAATGGGGTGGTCAGGAAGTGAATGCACTTCCCTCAATGTCCACTATGTCCCTTAGACCCACAGCTATGACATCTGGAAGTAACATAACTAGTGACTGAAAACAGccacttcttttaaatatatatatatatatatatatatatttcagagaggaagggaaagggagagagctagaaacatcaatgatgagagagaatcattgattggctgcctcctacacaccccctactggggatcaagcctacaacccgggcatgtgcccttgactggaatcaaacctaggacccttcagtctgcaggccgatgctctatccactaagtcaaaccagcgagggctacaGCCACTTGACACCTTCAGTGCATTCTAGGTAGAACCAGGGCTACTCAGAAACATGCCTGGGCTCTTTGTGGAGCAATGGACTTTGCTGCCCAGAGGCCACCTCCCCTCAGAGCAGCTCAGCAATTTCCCAGAACAAAGGCAAGAACCAAAGAGAGTCCCAGAGCTTTCTCCTCCATGACCCACTCCAATCCAGGGTCGTACTCACACTTCCCTTTGTACCTCCTCTCCCTAAGCATTCAGCTCCTTGACATTTTCTGGGCGTTCTGACCACTAGCTAAAAAGGGAAAATTGGGGGTACCAGAGTCACTCCTTTCTATGCAATAACCCCcacattttcctctctttctcctactCTCCCCCTTTCTcgttctcctcctctttcttcttctccactCCCCCCTCTCTTTAGAGAACACAGGTGCCAAAGCCCTTTCTTTTCTCTAATAGAGAAATAGAAGCTCTGCTAACTAGGGGGAAATTTGGACTGGAATCCTGGTCTCTCAATTGCcagtcattattttttccatttcaaacCATGCCTTCCTAAAGCTGAGGTTCTACAACAGAATGTTAACAGCAATTATCGTCGGGTTTGGAATTGCAAGTgcttgtttttctctatttttttttgcttagggatttttccaaatttttctGCAAAAGGCTATATATTACTTTTGAAATAGCTTGGGTAAACTGGATGCTATAATAAACAAGTGTAAAAATTTCCATTGCTTACCCAAAAATGTTTATTACTTGACCATACATAGTCCAAAATGAGTGTTCCTAAAGAGTTCATAGGCCTCCTAGAAGAAGCAATTCAGGAAACCTGTTCCTTCCACCTTGGAGCTCCCCTATTCTCCAGTGTGACTTTCAAATAAGCTGTAATGTTCTGTATAAagcaagaggaaaggaaagaatacaCGAGGGACACTTTTATGGGGGAGGCCAGAAAGTAATATATGTATATCACTTCCATTCACGCTCCATTGGCTAGAACTCAGTTGCAAGGCTGCATGGAACTGCAGGCATAGTGGGAAATGTAGTTTATCAGCatacaaaagaagaaaaggaaatgaatacagTGAATGTGTAGTCAATCTATGCCACACTGTAAGGAAAAGAAAGTTGAAGTTAAAATGGAATAAGGAAGGCAAGTCCCTCTGTAAAGCTATCTGAAACTCTATCTCCCTTACAGCATTTTCACACTCAAATCCCCATGGTCCCACTGATAAGAAATGCCCTTCATCCTCAAGGGTATGAATAGATTGGTTTTTCTGATGTAAATGGGTGTAGAAAAGGGAGATCACTGGATAAGGCTGAGGGCTCAGGCAGCGCTGTGACCTAGGGgtaaccctcctcctcctcactggggGCACGATCAGCATATGGGTGTTGCCTCTCTACCCCACGGTACTGCTCTTCACCGTGAGGACAGGTGATTATGAAGACTGTGCGATGTCACCATGGTTCATGTTGAGTAATGAATTTCCTCTCCCCTCAGCACAACGATCAGGCCCAGAGAAACTCCTGTTCCATGTACCTCCTGCAACAGATCCAGAACCATTTGTGTGCTCGGAGCAAGCACCTTGTTCTCTACCATCCCCTCTAAATGAAAACCTCTTGCCTTAGATACAGTCTTAACAGATGTGTTAATATTCGTGAGTAACCCAGACTTCATCTGGATAATCAGGCCATGGCAGAGAGGGACAGCTGCGACCAGAAACATCTCAAAGGCCCCAACTCAGAGCTCATGAGAACACACATTCTCACAGGTGCATACCAGGAAATAGTCATCTCCCTTTTTTGGGAGAAGTCAGTTCCCAGTGTACTAGAATGGAATGGAACAATGAGACCCACCTCACCACAAGTGTAGGCTTCTGTCCAGAACTTTCCATTCTGTCTGGGAAGAGTGGGCAGAGAGAGATAATAAAAGTAGGTAGAAGTTAGCTCTTTATATACAGCCCAAAACTTGAGGGGGTCCTCAaaagagaggagggcagagaggtTCTGAGTTCTGCTCTTCGTTCCTGAATCAGAAAGATCGGTAATTTCATGGGAAAGTTCAATGGTCATGTATACCCAGGGCTGTATCTTTTCTCTTATGGACTGTATCAGGCAGCAGGTGTCTTTAAGAGCACCATAGTCAATGACTCTCTTCTGTATCCTTCATGTCCTCCCAGAAATAAGGGAATACGGGCCAGGCTGTGGGAAATACCCTACCAAGGTTTGTTGAAAATAGTGACCGGCTCTATCTTTACGATTTATGTGATCTTCTGTCTTGATGATGGGATGGTGCTGATGAACAGGGAAATGCCACCGAGATTTATGTACCCCAAAGAGTGGCAGCACCTCACCATGTTCATCCTCCTCACCCTCAATGGCTGTGTAGATGTCACGAGCAAGAACTTGCTGCCTCAGAGGTGTGTGCTCCTAGAAAAAGGTGCCCTGGTCCTGATCTTCTACGTGCTCCTGATACTGTTAGTGTCACATGTTCAAGATTCGACAGGGGTGGAACTGCAGGTTCATTCTCTACTCATCTTGGTGGTGTTCCTGCTCATGCTGGTGTTGACTGTTGAGCTGTGGGCGCCCAACGTATTTCACCTCTCAATGATTGAGGCCTTTCTGTTTCTGATGATGGGCTCCTGGCTGATGCAGGCAGGCTTTATTCTGTACAGACCAGTCACTGGCTACCCATGGCAGGATGATGACATCAGTGACATCATGTTTGTCACCACCTTCTTCTGCTGGCATGTGATGATCAATGCTTTGTGTCTACTGGGAACATATGGCATCTCTTCCTTTTGGCATCATTGTTACAGTCCCAGGTCGAAGCTGATGG from Myotis daubentonii chromosome 18, mMyoDau2.1, whole genome shotgun sequence includes:
- the LOC132221053 gene encoding LOW QUALITY PROTEIN: transmembrane epididymal protein 1-like (The sequence of the model RefSeq protein was modified relative to this genomic sequence to represent the inferred CDS: deleted 1 base in 1 codon); amino-acid sequence: MGKFNGHVYPGLYLFSYGLYQAAGVFKSTIVNDSLLYPSCPPRNKGIRARLWEIPYQGLLKIVTGSIFTIYVIFCLDDGMVLMNREMPPRFMYPKEWQHLTMFILLTLNGCVDVTSKNLLPQRCVLLEKGALVLIFYVLLILLVSHVQDSTGVELQVHSLLILVVFLLMLVLTVELWAPNVFHLSMIEAFLFLMMGSWLMQAGFILYRPVTGYPWQDDDISDIMFVTTFFCWHVMINALCLLGTYGISSFWHHCYSPRSKLMGSKEAPYYTNTEGPVYHLLPEVEQSEKDDQALLLPESAP